The following nucleotide sequence is from Micromonospora sp. WMMD1120.
GGTGCGGTACTACGGCTCGCACCTGAGCGTGGTGAGCAAGGGCGTCGAGGCCGGGGTGCGGGTCCGGGCCGGGCAGCAGCTCGGCAAGGTCGGGCGTACCGGCAACGCGAACAACGTCTGTCACGTGCACTTCGGCATCTCGCCACCGTGCACGGGGAAGGACGGCTGGTGGATCCGACGGGGAGTGCTCTGGCCGGCGCGGTACCTCGACTCCTGGCGACGCGGCGGCAACCGGGAGCCGGCCGCCGAGGTCACCGAGTGGCAGCGCCGGCACGGCTGCCCGAAGGCGCCCTGACATGACCGGCGCGAGGGATCCCATCGCCGACCTGCGGCGGATCGCGTTCCTGCTGGAGCGCGCCAACGAGGCCACCTACCGGGTACGCGCGTTCCGGTCGGCGGCCACGGCGCTGGCCGGCCTGTCGGCGGACGAGGTGGCCGAACGCGCCCGCAACGGCACACTCACCGAGCTGGCCGGCGTCGGCGACGTCACGGCCCGCTGCGTCACCGAGTCGCTCACCGGCGAGGAGCCGGTCTACCTCCGCCGGCTGGTGGCGACCGAGGGCACCGACCTCGACGCCGAGGCCACCGCGCTGCGTACCGCCCTGCGCGGTGACTGCCACACCCACTCGGACTGGTCCGACGGTGGCTCGCCGATCGAGGAGATGGCGTTGGCCGCCGTGGAGCTGGGCCACGAGTACCTGGTGCTCACCGACCACTCGCCCCGACTGACTGTGGCCCGGGGGCTGACCGCCGACCGGCTGCGTCGGCAGCTCGACCACGTGGCCCAGCTCAACGCGGCACTGCCCGAGGGCTTCCGCATCCTCACCGGCATCGAGGTGGACATCCTCGCCGACGGTTCGCTGGACCAGGACGAGGAGCTGCTGGCCCGTCTCGACGTGGTGGTCGGCTCGGTGCACAGCGGCCTGAAGGACGAGCGCGCGAAGATGACCCGGCGCATGGTGGCCGCTGTCGCCAACCCGCACCTGGACATCCTCGGCCACGTCACCGGCCGGATGGTGTCGTCGCGGCCGGCCGGGGTGACCGGGCCGGGCGACAGGGGGCACCGCGCCCGGACCCGGGCGGAGAGCGACTTCGACGCGGACGCGGTCTTCGCCGCCTGCGCCGAGCACGACAAAGCCGTCGAGATCAACTCCCGCCCGGAGCGGCAGGACCCGCCGAAGCGCCTGATCCGCCGGGCGCTGGAGGCCGGCTGCCGGTTCGCCATCAACACCGACGCGCACGCGCCCGGCCAACTGGACTGGCAGCGGTTCGGCTGCGAACGCGCCGCCCGCTGCGGCGTCCCCGCGGACCGGGTGGTCAACACCTGGCCGGCCGAGCAGTTGGTGGCCTGGACGCGCGACCGCTCCTGACCCGATCACCGCCGCGCGGGTGCCCGGTCAGGAACGAACGGGCTCGGCGGCGGGGGCGGAAGGGGCGCCGACGCCGACCACCGGGCTGGTCCGCCGGCGGCCGAACATCCCCTGCGAGACCGCGACGCCGAGGAGCACGACGAACGCGCCGACCGGCTGGTGCCAGTTGAGGCGTTCGTCGAGCGCCACCGCGCCGATCAACACCGCGAAGATCGGGATCAGGTACGTGACGGTGGACGCGGTGCTCGCGCCGGCCACCCGGATGTTGCGCATGTTGATCACGAAGGCGAGCCCGGTGCCGAGCGCGCCGAGGGCCAGCACGCTCGCCACCACACCCGGCGACAGGTCGGTCGGCAGCGGCGGCAGGCCGGCGACGAACGGGGTGACGATGGCCAGTTGCGCGGCGGCGAGGAGTAGCTGCGCGGCGGACAGCGACAGGCCGGAGTGCGTGCTGCCGGCGACGAAACGCTTCTGGTACGGGATAGCGACGCCATAGCAGGCGGCGGCACCGAAGCACATCAACTGCCCGGTGAAGTGCGCCCCACCGATGCCCTCCCAGACGCCCAGCACCACGAGCACCCCGAGGAAGCCCAGCCCGAGCCCGACCGCGCGGCGCACGGTCAGGCGCTCGGTACGGAAGACGAGCACGGCCAGCGGCAGCACGATCAGTGGCGTGGTGGCGTTCCAGATGCCGGCCAACATCGACTCGACCCGCTGCTCCCCGTAGCCGAAGAGGGTGAACGGCACGGAGACGCCGAACGCGGCGACCACGGTCAGGTGCGCCCAGACCCGGGGCTCGCGGGGCAGCCGGTCGCGCAGGACGGCGAGGACCACCAGGAGCGTCAGCGCGCCGGCGACGACCCGGTAGAGAGTGAGCTGGACCGGGTGCAGCTCGGCCACCCCGACCTTGATGAACAGGAAGCTGGAACCCCAGATCGCGGCCAGGGCGACGAAACCCGGCAGCCAGGCACGGACCGGCGCTTTGTCAGGAGTGGTATCGGTGTTCACCCCTGACACTCTGCCGTACGGGTACGACAGAGTCGTACCCGTTTTCCACCGGCGCGAGCCGTCCCGATCGGTGCCGTGAACACGCCAAACGTCATCGACACGGGGGTGGGGTGGTCACGTAGGGTCGCAGCGTGGGACGAATTGATGAACTCGCCAACCGATACGTGGCCGAGTGGGCGCCGTTGAGCCCCACCGGAGCGACCTTCGTCGGCATCGCCGGCCATGATGACAAGCTCGACGACCTCTCCCCCGACGGTTACCAGGCGCGCGCGGACCTCACCCGCCGGACGCTCGCCGAGTTGGAGGTGACCGAACCGGAGACCGAGGCGGAGCGCACCGCCAAGGAGGCCATGCAGGAGCGCCTCGGCCTGGAGATGGCCCGCTACGACGCCGGCGAGGTGACCAGCGAGGTCAGCGTGATCGCCAGCGGGTTGCACGAGATCCGCATGGTGTTCGACCTGATGCCGACCGCGACCAGCGACGACCAGGCCAACATCGCCGCCCGGCTCAACGCCTTCGCGGGCGCGCTCGACGGCTACAAGACCACGTTGCGCCGGGCGCTCGCCGCCGGCGAGGTCAGCTCGAAGGTGCAGCTCGTCGAGGTCGCCAAGCAGTGCGACATCTGGGTCGACCCGGCCGGGGACAACTTCTTCCACGGCCTGGTCGAGCGGTTGGGCGCGGACGGCACGCTCGGCTCGGAGCTGCGCCGGGGAGCGGCGGCGGCCACCGCGGCGACCGCCGAGTTCGGCCAGTTCCTGCGTACCGAGATGGCCCCGCACGGTCGGGACAAGCAGGCCGCCGGCCGGGAACGCTACGAGTTGGCCTCGCAGTACTTCCTCGGCGCCAAGGTCGACCTGGACGAGACGTACGCCTGGGGTTTCGCGGAGTTGGCCCGCCTGGAGGCGGAGATGCGTGTCGTCGCCGGGCGGATCGCCGGCTCCGGCGCGACTGTCGACGAGGCGGTGGCCGCGCTGGACGCCGACCCGGCCCGGACCATCCAGGGCAAGGAGGCGTTCCGGGACTGGATGCAGGCCCTCGCCGACAAGGCGATCACCGAGTTGAACGGCACCCACTTCGACATCCCCGAGCAGGTCCGGCGCATCGAGTGCTGCCTCGCCCCGACCAGCGACGGCGCGATCTACTACACCGGGCCCAGTGAGGACTTCTCCCGCCCGGGCCGGATGTGGTGGGCGGTGCCGCAGGGCATCAGCGACTTCTCCACCTGGCGTGAGGTGACCACGGTCTACCACGAGGGCGTGCCGGGTCACCACCTCCAGGTGGCGCAGACCGCCGTCCGGGCCAACCTGCTCAACAGGTGGCAGCGGCTGCTCTGCTGGGTCTCCGGGCATGGCGAGGGCTGGGCGCTCTACTCGGAGCGGCTGATGGACGAGTTGGGCTACCTGGAGGACCCGGGCGACAAGCTGGGCATGCTCGACGGCCAGGCGATGCGCGCGGCGCGCGTGATCGTGGACATCGGCATGCACCTGGAGCTGGAGATCCCGAAGGACAACCCCTTCGGCTTCCACCCGGGCGAGCGGTGGACGCCCGAGCTGGGCTGGGAGTTCATGCGGGCGCACTGCCGGGTGCCGGACGAGAACCTGCGTTTCGAGTTGAACCGCTACCTGGGCTGGCCGGGGCAGGCGCCGTCGTACAAGGTCGGTGAGCGGATCTGGCTCCAGGCCCGCGAGGACGCCAAGGCCCGCAAGGGTGCCGACTTCGACCTGCGGGAGTTCCACAGGCAGGCGTTGGACCTGGGCGCGCTGGGTCTCGACCCGCTGCGCCGGGCGCTGGCCCGGCTCTGACGCGGCACGGCTGCGCGCGGTACGACGACACCGTCGCCGCGCGCAGCCAGGTGGCTCAGCCGAGGGTGAGCGCCAGCGCCGGCCGGGCGGTGAGCGTGTCGCTGGTGACGTACGCCAGGTCGATGACCGGGTCGGTGAACGTGATCGGGATGGGTGAGGTGACCGGCAGGCCATCCGGCAGCGGCAGGTCCGGGGTCAGGGTGACCTTGATGCCGAGCAGCCGGCCGACGAAGCGGGTCGCGTAGAACGCCACGTCTCCCCGAACGGTGAGCTGGTCGGTCGCGTACCGCTGGTCGCGGCCGGCCGGGCCGTCGGCGCGGAGCAGGAAGTCCGCCGTCACCGCCTCGCGCATGCTGAACTTCAGCACCCTGAGGTCGCCCTTGACGGTGTGCAGGTCGGTGATCCCGTCGAACCGCAGCCCGGTCATCCGGACCGACGACCCGGTCAGTTTGGACGGTGTCCGCGCCACCGTCGGCAGCGTCGGGTCGGCGGCGATGCGTGGCAACGGCTTGCCCGGTCGCACGGTCCCCGGCGGGGCCGGCGCCGTGCCGCTCGGCCTTCCCGGGGCCGGCCGACCCGGAGTCGCCGGTGGACAGCCGGCCGGCCGGGGCGTCGCCGTGCCGGACGGCCGCGCCGTGGGCGTCGCGGTCGGGTCCGTCGAGGGTGTGCCGGGCTCGCTGCGGCGCCCGCCGCCGAGCAGGTCGCCGATGCCGTCCAGGATGTCGGTGAGCACGTTGCCGCTCCGCGACGGGCTCGGGGTGAGCGTCGGCGTGGTCGCGCCACGGCTGGGCGACGGGGTGACGGTTCGCGGTGGGTTCGGGCAGGCCGGCGCGGCCTGCACGGCTCGGGGCTGGCTGCCCAGGACCGTGGCTGCCAGGCCGAGCGCCACCAGCGCGATGCCGAAGGCACGAGGATCGACGGTACGTTCCGCCCGCGCGGGAGGCGGGCCGGGCGCGGCCGGATCGGGCGCGGCCGAGCCAAGCTCCGCCGGGCCGGGCGCGGCCGGATCGGGCTGGACGTCGGTCGGAGCGGTTTCCGGCGCGGCCGGATCGGACGCGGTGGCGGCCGTATCGACAGCGGGTGCGGTCGGTCGGGTCGGCGTCCAGGCGAAGGCGAGCGCGCTGCCGACGATGCCGAGCAACAGGCCGACGAAGAAGCCGCCCAGGTTCAGTCCGATCAGCGAGTAGACAGCGGTGACGGCGGCGACGACCGAGTAGAAGAGTCGCTGCGCCGGGGTGAGCCAGAGCAGCAGGCCGCAGGTCACCAGAATGACCGGGATCAGCAGCGACAGCAGGCCGGTCGCTCCGCTGTGGAAGCTGAGACCGTTGAGTGTCATCCGGGTGGAGGCGAACATCTCCAGGCCGGCGAGGGCGACGAGCAGTCCGCCCCAGAACGGTCGGCTGCGCCGCCAGCGGCGGAAGAGCCGCCACGCCTCGGCCGCTCGACCGGACCGGGCGTGGGACGGGTTCGCGGTTGTCACGTGCTCCTCCTGGCCGAGTGGGAACGGGGGCGTGGACCGTGGCCCGCGGTGGTGGTGGGCACCGCAGGCCACGGCTCAGCTCAGAAGCACTCCTTGCCCTTGGCGTCGTCACCCACGTTGACCTTGAGCCGCAGCCCGACCAGGTTGAACGTGGCGGCCGTGGTGTACCGGGACACCTGGCGCAGGTCGGTGATGGTGACGTGGTCGGAGTTCTGCCCGAACGAGCCGGCCTGCGCCGTCGGGTTGAGGTCGGTGGCGTCCCGACCGATCCTGATGTTGGTGAAGGTCGCGTTGCCGTTCAACGAGTCCATCGCGATCAACAGGTCCTTGGCGCGGGCGGGCTCCTTGCCCTCACCGGCGTTGATGGTGAGCACCACCGGCAGGCCCGGCAGGTCGGCGCGGACGGACTGGCAGAGGCTGTACAGCTCGGCGCTGCTGATCTCGGACAGCGCGACGGGGTGCGCCTGGCCGGACTTCCCGTCCTTGCCCTTCTCCCGGACGATGCCGCCGTACTGCTTGAATCCGTCGCCCTCCAGGCGATCCGCGCCGATCTTGAACGTCTGCCCGGAGACCGTGACGTCGGAGGCGATCGCGCCGGTCGACATTCCGAAGAGGATGGCCCCGGCCGCGGCCGTGGCGGGCACCAGCATGGCGGCGAACCGCCGCCACCGGGTACGACCCTGACTGTCAAACCGATCCTGCACGGGTTCCTCCTCGGGTCGATGCGAGTGGCGGTCCGGAAAGGGTGGGCCCATCGGGGCCGGTCAAAGTGTTACCGGCTGGTAACCATCGGCCTCGATGGTGCACCCGCTGCGACGCGGGTCACAACCCCCCGGCTACCAAGCGGTAACAGACGATGGACCCGGCGCATCAACCCCAGCACCCAGAGTCAGGGGATAGCGCTTTTGGATCGCCCTCAATGGCATCAAAGCCGGCATCGCCTGGGCGATTACCCAGCACAGAGTGACCAGCCATTGACCAATTACAATCAGATAACAGATGTAAAGCAGGCGGCTCGCGGCAGCACAGCACGAAGGGTGGACCGCTTGTGCGGTCCACCCTTCGGTCGTACGTCAGTCGGTGCGCGTCAGCGCCGCTCCACCTCGCCGGATGCCGGACGCTGGGCCGGCGTGGTCGGCTCCGACTTCCAGTTGGTCGACGCCGGCGGAATCTCGTCGGTCAGTGGGCCACCGACCGGCTGGGGCTTGGGCTGCTCCACGGTGTCCGGGTCGCGGACCGGCTCCTGGTCGACCCGGGTGGGGCTCGGGTCGGCGGCCGGAGCGGGGGTCGGCGGCTCGGCGCGGTGCCGAGCGGTGGCGCCCGCGCTGCCGCTGGGCCGGGTCACCAACCACACGCCGACGACGACGGCGATCAGACCGAGCACACCGGCGGCGATCGGACCCCAGAAGCTGATCAGGCCGATCTTGGTGCGGTTCTCCTCGACCGTCTCGACACTGCGGCTGACCGTGTCGTCGGTGTAGTTGAAGTCGGCGTCCAGCAGCACAGTTGGCGTGCCGGTGTCGGGACGCAGCTCCTTGCGCTGCTGCTCCCGCACGTTCACGTAGGAACCGGTCACCGGATCGACCCAGACCGTACGGGTGTTGCTGTAGACGACCTGACCACTCGTGGCGCCGGGAGCGAACTTGCCGACAAGCGTCTGGAGGCTGCTCTCCGGCGTGGCCAGCACCTCGTTCTCGATCCGCTGCTCGAACCGGTACGTCTCGATGCCCTTGATCTTCTCGGCGCCGACGAACTTCGCCGGGGTCGCCTTCTTCAGGTCCCGGTCGAAGATCTGGTAATCCCGCTTCTGCGTGCCGAACGGGAACTTGTAGATCTGCCCGGAGTACTTCACGTTGCCGACCGGGGTCTGCTCCGCGCCAGCCTCGTTGAGCCACTGCTCCTTCCACGGGGCCGCCGCCCCGGAGATCCGGTAGAGCGCGAGCTCCGTGCTGTACTGGCTGACCACGTCCTGGTTGTCGGTGCGCCGAACCGTCTGGTAGACGTCCCAGATCACCGCGTCGCCCTTGAGCTCCTCGGGCAGTCGGTCCTTGGTGTCGTCGGGCTGGGGAATGACCTCGACACTGGACACCAGATCGCCCTGCGGGACCTCGATACTCACCGAATCGCCGACCCGGGTGATCTTCAGGAACCTGGCGTTCTTCGCCTCGGCGACGGACGTCGTCGGCTCAAGATCGTAGGGCAGCTTGGTCACGGCGGGGGCCACGTAGAACGGCAGCCCGGCCGCGAAGACCAGCAACAAGACGCCAAGCCCGAAGAGCGCGGCGCCCACGCGAAGCTTCACTCATCCTCCTGTAACCTGCCGCCCTACGACCTGTCGTCCGGGGCACCCGATCCTTAACATGGCGGGAGGTTACTCCCCGGTCACCTTCAAAGCGACCCCCTGGATGTCCAGATGTCCACAGCCGCCGCGCCAACAGTTTCGGAGCCTTCGGTAGGCGATCGACTCCCCGCCCTCGACGCGCTGCGCGCGATCGGCGCCGTGGCGGTGGTCGGTCACCACGTGGGGTTCCAGACGGCCACCACCATGAACACCACCTGGGGCGGCTGGCTGGCGCGACTGGACGTCGGCGTCGCGATCTTCTTCGTACTCTCCGGATTTCTGCTGTTCCGGCCGTGGGCGCTGAGCGCCGCGACGGGCCGGGCCCGGCCCCGCGCCCGGCGTTACCTCTGGCGGCGGGCGCTGCGCATCCTGCCCGCCTACTGGTTGGCGGTGGTGGTCTGCCTCGTCGTCCTGCCGCAGAACCGTCCGGCGTCCGCCGGCGACTGGCTCCGCCACCTCACGCTCACCCAGATCTACCAGCCGGCGCAACTGCGCTACGGCCTCAGCCAGACCTGGAGTCTCGCCACCGAGGTCACGTTCTACCTGGTCCTGCCGCTCGTCGCCGTGTTCGCCGTCGGCCGGTCGTGGCGTCCCGTGCGGACCATGGTGATCGTCAGCGGGGGTGTGCTGCTGACCGCCGGGTGGCTCGGCCTGATGGCGATCGGTCTGCTCGACACCGCTCTGCACACCATGTGGCT
It contains:
- a CDS encoding PHP domain-containing protein, which encodes MTGARDPIADLRRIAFLLERANEATYRVRAFRSAATALAGLSADEVAERARNGTLTELAGVGDVTARCVTESLTGEEPVYLRRLVATEGTDLDAEATALRTALRGDCHTHSDWSDGGSPIEEMALAAVELGHEYLVLTDHSPRLTVARGLTADRLRRQLDHVAQLNAALPEGFRILTGIEVDILADGSLDQDEELLARLDVVVGSVHSGLKDERAKMTRRMVAAVANPHLDILGHVTGRMVSSRPAGVTGPGDRGHRARTRAESDFDADAVFAACAEHDKAVEINSRPERQDPPKRLIRRALEAGCRFAINTDAHAPGQLDWQRFGCERAARCGVPADRVVNTWPAEQLVAWTRDRS
- a CDS encoding DUF885 domain-containing protein; the encoded protein is MGRIDELANRYVAEWAPLSPTGATFVGIAGHDDKLDDLSPDGYQARADLTRRTLAELEVTEPETEAERTAKEAMQERLGLEMARYDAGEVTSEVSVIASGLHEIRMVFDLMPTATSDDQANIAARLNAFAGALDGYKTTLRRALAAGEVSSKVQLVEVAKQCDIWVDPAGDNFFHGLVERLGADGTLGSELRRGAAAATAATAEFGQFLRTEMAPHGRDKQAAGRERYELASQYFLGAKVDLDETYAWGFAELARLEAEMRVVAGRIAGSGATVDEAVAALDADPARTIQGKEAFRDWMQALADKAITELNGTHFDIPEQVRRIECCLAPTSDGAIYYTGPSEDFSRPGRMWWAVPQGISDFSTWREVTTVYHEGVPGHHLQVAQTAVRANLLNRWQRLLCWVSGHGEGWALYSERLMDELGYLEDPGDKLGMLDGQAMRAARVIVDIGMHLELEIPKDNPFGFHPGERWTPELGWEFMRAHCRVPDENLRFELNRYLGWPGQAPSYKVGERIWLQAREDAKARKGADFDLREFHRQALDLGALGLDPLRRALARL
- a CDS encoding DUF6114 domain-containing protein, whose amino-acid sequence is MTTANPSHARSGRAAEAWRLFRRWRRSRPFWGGLLVALAGLEMFASTRMTLNGLSFHSGATGLLSLLIPVILVTCGLLLWLTPAQRLFYSVVAAVTAVYSLIGLNLGGFFVGLLLGIVGSALAFAWTPTRPTAPAVDTAATASDPAAPETAPTDVQPDPAAPGPAELGSAAPDPAAPGPPPARAERTVDPRAFGIALVALGLAATVLGSQPRAVQAAPACPNPPRTVTPSPSRGATTPTLTPSPSRSGNVLTDILDGIGDLLGGGRRSEPGTPSTDPTATPTARPSGTATPRPAGCPPATPGRPAPGRPSGTAPAPPGTVRPGKPLPRIAADPTLPTVARTPSKLTGSSVRMTGLRFDGITDLHTVKGDLRVLKFSMREAVTADFLLRADGPAGRDQRYATDQLTVRGDVAFYATRFVGRLLGIKVTLTPDLPLPDGLPVTSPIPITFTDPVIDLAYVTSDTLTARPALALTLG
- a CDS encoding DUF6230 family protein, coding for MQDRFDSQGRTRWRRFAAMLVPATAAAGAILFGMSTGAIASDVTVSGQTFKIGADRLEGDGFKQYGGIVREKGKDGKSGQAHPVALSEISSAELYSLCQSVRADLPGLPVVLTINAGEGKEPARAKDLLIAMDSLNGNATFTNIRIGRDATDLNPTAQAGSFGQNSDHVTITDLRQVSRYTTAATFNLVGLRLKVNVGDDAKGKECF
- a CDS encoding DUF3068 domain-containing protein; this translates as MKLRVGAALFGLGVLLLVFAAGLPFYVAPAVTKLPYDLEPTTSVAEAKNARFLKITRVGDSVSIEVPQGDLVSSVEVIPQPDDTKDRLPEELKGDAVIWDVYQTVRRTDNQDVVSQYSTELALYRISGAAAPWKEQWLNEAGAEQTPVGNVKYSGQIYKFPFGTQKRDYQIFDRDLKKATPAKFVGAEKIKGIETYRFEQRIENEVLATPESSLQTLVGKFAPGATSGQVVYSNTRTVWVDPVTGSYVNVREQQRKELRPDTGTPTVLLDADFNYTDDTVSRSVETVEENRTKIGLISFWGPIAAGVLGLIAVVVGVWLVTRPSGSAGATARHRAEPPTPAPAADPSPTRVDQEPVRDPDTVEQPKPQPVGGPLTDEIPPASTNWKSEPTTPAQRPASGEVERR